From Schistocerca americana isolate TAMUIC-IGC-003095 chromosome 9, iqSchAmer2.1, whole genome shotgun sequence, the proteins below share one genomic window:
- the LOC124551114 gene encoding uncharacterized protein LOC124551114 → MPRSSKVFKKVRKCQASRCSKDNLKTSPIITNGNDTSTKKASASRRKIDSCQSLDDCGSDTQATSGFRLIDLKILSDIISSACVCADCGAKSLRLYDEENRIGIVCMLHLTCESCHSDTAFRTSASSNRIYEANMRLIYGMRCLGIGREGTRLFCGIMNMPQPSARYTTGNKTLLSALQEEVEENLKSSAKEAVKMNSELKTEADNTPDTDLCVSCDGTWMKRGHTSLYGVSSVISVDTGKILDVQVMSKYCYSCVLGKRAGEVEENKWQVEHKKVCCRNYSGSSGGMEPAAMKLMFHRSVEKYGVRYTKYLGDGDSSSFKTVLESEPYGPHCAIEKLECVGHVQKRMGGRLLKLKRELKGRKLEDGKLLGGPNRLTDKEIHSLQVYYGKAIRDNSGNLNNMQKAVWSIYFHKLSTDDKPVHNLCDISWCKFKQAERDGMNYSHKHSLPVAVLSAIKPTFRCLAEPDLLRKCVHGKTQNPNESYNSLIWKRCPKTTFVSTIIVEIAAYDACLVFNNGNLGRIKTLQRLGFHPGAFTYSILKDIDDKRVAAADITANKIEQQVNQRRQAKKRLLADEEEYAYGLH, encoded by the coding sequence ATGCCGCGTTCTAGTAAGGTGTTTAAAAAGGTTAGAAAGTGTCAAGCTTCTCGATGTAGTAAAGACAACTTGAAAACCAGCCCCATAATAACAAATGGAAACGATACTTCAACCAAGAAAGCGAGTGCTTCGAGAAGGAAAATTGACAGCTGTCAATCACTTGATGATTGTGGCTCAGACACTCAAGCTACTAGTGGTTTTAGGCTTATTGATTTGAAAATACTATCTGATATTATATCATCTGCTTGTGTATGTGCTGACTGTGGTGCAAAAAGTTTGAGATTATATGACGAAGAAAACAGAATTGGAATAGTGTGTATGTTGCATCTTACTTGTGAAAGCTGTCATTCAGACACTGCTTTTAGAACTTCGGCATCAAGTAACCGGATATATGAAGCAAATATGCGTTTAATATATGGCATGAGATGTTTGGGCATAGGCAGGGAAGGTACCAGACTGTTTTGTGGGATCATGAACATGCCACAACCAAGTGCTAGGTACACCACTGGAAATAAAACACTGCTAAGTGCTCTTCAAGAGGAAGTGGAAGAAAACTTGAAGTCCTCTGCAaaggaagctgtgaagatgaatAGTGAACTAAAGACAGAAGCAGATAACACGCCAGACACCGATTTGTGTGTGTCATGTGATGGAACGTGGATGAAGCGTGGACATACATCACTGTATGGAGTATCATCTGTCATTAGTGTTGATACTGGAAAAATTCTTGACGTTCAGGTAATGAGCAAATATTGCTATAGCTGTGTACTCGGAAAGAGAGCtggtgaagtggaagaaaataagtggcAGGTTGAACACAAGAAAGTGTGCTGTAGAAATTATTCTGGTTCTAGTGGTGGAATGGAACCTGCAGCTATGAAACTTATGTTCCATCGAAGTGTGGAAAAGTACGGTGTTAGATACacaaaataccttggtgatggtgactcCAGCTCCTTCAAAACTGTTTTGGAAAGTGAACCTTATGGTCCCCATTGTgctatagaaaagttggaatgtgttggacatgtgcaaaaacgaatgggaggcagacttttaaaattgaaacgTGAATTGAAGGGCAGgaaacttgaggatggaaaactttTAGGTGGTCCCAACAGACTCACAGACAAAGAAATTCATTCTTTACAAGTGTACTATGGCAAGGCAATAAGGGACAACAGTGGAAATTTGAATAACATGCAGAAGGCTGTGTGGtctatttattttcataaactatCCACAGATGACAAACCTGTACataatttgtgtgacatatcgtgGTGCAAATTCAAGCAGGCTGAGCGTGATGGCATGAActattcacacaagcacagtttACCTGTGGCTGTTTTAAGTGCTATAAAACCAACATTTAGGTGTTTAGCAGAGCCAGACCTCCTACGAAAGTGTgtgcatggaaagacacaaaaccctaatgaaagttacaactcACTGATTTGGAAACGTTGCCCaaaaacaacatttgtttcaacaattattgttgaaattgctgcatatgatgcttgtttagtttttaacaatggtaatcttggaagaataaaaactctacagaggctaggatttCATCCAGGAGCTTTCACCTATTCAATATTGAAGGACATCGATGACAAAAGAGTTGCTGCGGCTGATATTACAGCCAATAAAATTGAACAGCAGGTTAACCAAAGAAGACAAGCAAAGAAGAGACTGCTTGCAGATGAAGAGGAGTATGCATATGGCTTGCACTAG